In the genome of Phragmites australis chromosome 9, lpPhrAust1.1, whole genome shotgun sequence, the window GCAGCCACCCCATTGTGCTAAAACCCACCCGATCATGAAAACTACTTACTTTGCATAATTCAATTCATGTTCTTTCATTTAGCATTACCAACAAATTACTTAGATGAACAACTAAAGCAAACCACTATTTTGTTCAAGCAGATAAGTAGCAAGGCCTATTACCCTAAGGTATGGATATGATCAATTCAATCAAATGCTCCAAGACCATCTAAAAAAGGAGCCCCAAATCATCATTTTAAATTCAAGAATAACAAGCCACAAGATATACTAAGACTACTTTGCCCTGCCTAGTTGCATTGTAAACAAAGAAATCTAGCAGAAACAGACCTGCCCAGCAGTCTTGTTCAAAGCCCAGTTGAAAGCTGGCTGATCATTCGACTTCCTCTGCTTCGACCACGGttgctccttgagctcctcGATCCACTTCCTTAGCAGCAGCTTGGCACCTTCCGTCGGCCGGAGGAAGATCATGCAGCTACAAATATATGTCCGCCCTTTCTTCCCCGGCGGTGGGAGCTCATGTGAGTGATCGAGTGGTTTCACCTGCAAGCCACAGTTCCATCCCAATAAGCTATCTTCCAATGAGACCCCAATCACAAATGCAGTAACTACACGTACAGGAGTCATATCGTCCATGAAGTACACATCATGGTCCCCGACGAGGTACGGGAACGGGTCGGCGAGCCACACCATGTCCACGTCGTTGTACATGACGCTGTACCCGAGCTCAAGAATCTGCAGCAGGTGCCGCGGCCGGCGCGAGGTGAAGTTGAAGAACCCCTGCATACAATCACACAGAGAAAGACGAGTACAGTCACGCGTAGGGGCATTTCATTGAACACCTGGGAGGAATGGGATAGACGCGACACCGAGAGATTCCTCTCCTCACCTGGGATCCGAACTTGTGGGCGGCCTGGGCATCGGGCGCGGGGGGCACGAGGACGGCGTGGCCGGGCCAGGCGGCGTAGATGCGGTCGAGGGTCTCGTAGTCCTCGGCGATGACGAGCACCTGGTCGGcgcggccggcgcggcggaCACTGATGAGCCAGTTGGAGAGGAAGGGGAGGTAAGGCCCAGAGACAGCGGCGAGGAGAACGGTGCCGTttcctgcggcggcggcgaaggccgCAGCCTCCTGGAGCGTGTAGGCGCGCCACGGGGAGGCGGGGGCGCGCGCGGCGGGGCCccaggggaggaggagggcggcgaagaggaggagcgcgaggagggagaagaggtaGGGGAGCGTGAGGAAGGGGAGCGGGCGGGAGGAGCCTGcgccggcggaggaggagagggaggagacggGGATGGAATCCTCGGCGGCTGGCGGCTTCTGGTGCGGTCGCTGGTGGAGCGACATTGCCGGATATCGGGGTTTCGGGAGGTGGGACGGGGAGGAGAGTGTGTGCACTACCCTAGTACTGCTACTGTAGAGTCACTCGGCGTTGGTCGGTGGTGGTGAACTGGTGATCCGGATCGCGGCCTGGTGTCATGACCTGAGCTAATGGGAGATGGTGACGGCTGTCATCGCGTCTATTACTTTTACCGCGATGTGTGTTAATTTCGGTTGGCAAACAGTTAATTAGCTTGTCCAGCTGTTTACTTGTCGTGATAGAGACAGTAAACTGTATTAGTTTTGGTTAATCATGTATTAGTGATAATGTGATTGAGGTATATAATCCTTCGTTGCCTTAAGGACCAGCATCCTATTATGTATTCGTAACAGAATTATGAGATGGAATGGTATCTGGATTTCTCTAGCTATTTTCCCCATTTTATTCTTCTCTGAATTTCCACTGGTTCTTGCTTGATTTCGTTCTCGATTCGCCAATTCAACTCGAGGGCATGTCAATTAGTGTCAGAGTCAAGCATTTCTTGGATCATCAGCGACTCCATCGATTCAACAACGAGGCTTGCTCGACACTTGTCTAGGTGGGTTGAAGGTTGATCGTTGTTAGGAGGTGATGGCTGTGATTGAGAGCAACTCAGACTATTGGTCCAATTTCTCATAAAACGATAAAATTGGGGATTTTGATATTCGGATGGAGAATATAGTTCAGACACTCGATATATAGTCATGTGGACTTTCTCAAACAGATTTTGTGTAATATATTCCTCATGTTTAGGAAGTGTCGGTGCTATCACCATAGTTAAGACAAGTGCATGACAAACCTATTGATACTATCCATATGGTTTGGTTTTCTATTTGTTCCGTTATTGATTCCTTCATGATTCATATGTTCATGTGATTATGTTATGTTGTTAATTCTTACTGTGTGATGGCATGGGCTTGCAGGTTGTGCTTTCTCGATCATTTTCAATTATGCATATTCAATATTTGTATTTTCTAATGTTTATTGATTGGAGTTTCATGAATATGTTTCTATTCAAAGATTCAAGTTTCAAGATATTCATTTACATTCCATTCAAGTGTCGGTGATACTGGAGATGCAATTTGGTTCTTATTTTCAGGATCCTATGAGTGAGTGTTGGCCCCACTCACTCTGCTTTACCAGTAAATGCAAAGAATATTCACATATGTCTGTCTAAAACTGAAACTACTTTCTTATCACTGttttcaagaaaataaaatctttgttatttcttcttcttcattgatTTCAATGTTATATGTTCTTCCAAGTTCTAGATTGTACTTGCTGAATATTTTTACTCACTCTTGTATTCTATTTGGTTTTTAGGTACTCTTTGATAGCAGCATGTTCGGAAGGAGGAAATAGCATCACATAGCAACAATGATCACATTTAAATAACTTCTCAGTTGTCTCCATAACATTTCAGCGCTATACTTGGTTAACTTGGTCAGTTATGTAGCTTGTGACTGTTTTGGTATAAAGTATTGAGTCCTTGAGTTGTATCGGATCCTAGTTATACACTGTTATGTTTACTTTCTATTTATGAATATCATGCATGTGGTGTTTGTGCAGTTTGGACTTGTGCTGGGAAATGGTAGTTTTCAGGGgaaattttgctgaaatttctaatgaTTTCCATATTTGTTAGGTTTTATATGGGAGTTAGTAGCATTCCTAGTTTGTAATAATCCGGGGTGTTACAATGGCAGTGAGGTGGATTCAGGTCAGGGTTTTTCGGtatattgagtaaaggggtaccccggcTAACAGGCCCCACGAAGGGTGTAAACAGCCAGGGGAACATGCCTCCTAAAAAACTGATCACTCGCGCGACCAGGTAAGGTTACCGCGACTAGTAACCAATCTCACTACGCCTTCACATAAACCCGTGACCAGCTCCACTGATCAAGGGACTAGATTAGACACAACCCATACGAAGCGCCTTTATTGGCACCCGCTCGAATGCTTCTCTTCACCACGCACTATCTCCAACGGATAAAgtcgtgggcggtgcaggggggcattgtcccatcccatagcattaaaggctacggaGTGAGACTTTACAGGCCAGCGCAGCGCCGCACGATAGATGGGACGTTGTCAGCCACCCGAcgaggcaagtggatggggacGGCACAAAGAGGAAAGTGGACGGGGACGATGCGGAGAGGCATGCAGACGGGGACGATGCAGAAGGGCATCGTTCTGTCCTGCCTCATTAAATGTGGCAAGGTAGGGCTCTGCGGGCTAAGCACGACGGCGCATGGTAGCACGACATACAATACCgtcagagcaagttggcatgcctggtcctctgtaatgatgatttgagttCGATATTAGAATAAGCAGGGACCATACGTGTAGGGTCCACATATAAGTTCtccccctccctactatataagaggatgaggaccccgtttgtAAGGTAGAAAAATCAATTCTGGTAAACTGCTAGAACACCGTCtataaccaagtgagatctacgatAGCACaaacacatgatgtagggttgttatccttcgggagaCTCGAACTTGTATAACCTCTGGTGTCCCCGAATCCACCATCTACACACAGACACACCCAGTccctgaaacaccgttcacgcacctactatccagcataccccggaatcactatCAAGGATTTACCCTTGACAGAGTTGCTAGGCAAGTCCTAGTGTAAAATTCTGGAGCCGAACTCCATCTTAGGTGGCAATAGAAGCTCACAGGTAGATCTAAACGGGGAGGAGTCTGACTCTGAGTCGATCCATTATGTGATCGAGGGATGACTCATCACACAAAGACATCTGTGCAGCAACAACTACTACGATAGCGGCATCATCTTCCAGAGTTGTGAGCTCGAAGGAGGCAGATGGGTCAAGCCAGGAATTCACTAAAGGATTGCAAGAGGAGATTTTGGATCTGAAGTCAAGGGTGGGCAATATAGAGCTTCACATGACACATATGCAAAATCAATTAGCCACTCTGGT includes:
- the LOC133928067 gene encoding UDP-D-xylose:L-fucose alpha-1,3-D-xylosyltransferase MGP4-like; amino-acid sequence: MSLHQRPHQKPPAAEDSIPVSSLSSSAGAGSSRPLPFLTLPYLFSLLALLLFAALLLPWGPAARAPASPWRAYTLQEAAAFAAAAGNGTVLLAAVSGPYLPFLSNWLISVRRAGRADQVLVIAEDYETLDRIYAAWPGHAVLVPPAPDAQAAHKFGSQGFFNFTSRRPRHLLQILELGYSVMYNDVDMVWLADPFPYLVGDHDVYFMDDMTPVKPLDHSHELPPPGKKGRTYICSCMIFLRPTEGAKLLLRKWIEELKEQPWSKQRKSNDQPAFNWALNKTAGQVDVYLLPQSAFPTGGLYFKNKTWVKETKGKHVIIHNNYITGFEKKIKRFRDHGLWLVDEHSDESPVGRICGKQEAQKIDNDTEELIAFMKKRYEEKVRPAENFEDFYHSIYELIEMFCEERGQLQYRIPSKEVLLEQYKKAHKQKDGKNLTQDEFQAIAKAVVKVDSFTFGGAYIKILAVLFGLPACAVVTKRFIPGLRSISDDIVIPAATSGAVVFLAKTNKL